The following proteins come from a genomic window of Lycium ferocissimum isolate CSIRO_LF1 chromosome 4, AGI_CSIRO_Lferr_CH_V1, whole genome shotgun sequence:
- the LOC132051525 gene encoding beta-D-glucosyl crocetin beta-1,6-glucosyltransferase-like — MGTEGSTLKVLMFPWLAHGHISPYLTVSKKLADRGLYVYLCSTPVNLNLIKKRIPQKYSRSIQLVELHLPELPELPPNYHTTNGLPPHLNATLKRAAKMSKPEFSKILEDLKPDLLIHDVVQPWAKEVANSHNIPAIPLITFGAAVISYFMHQMKRPGIEFPFPAIYLRKLERQRLQEMMKNVAKDKDPDDDEDPFAEDPTRIILLMSSSATEAKYIDYLTELTQSKYVSVGPPVQEPMNEDDGDMDLIDWLGKKDEHSTVFVSFGSEYFLTKEDLEEIAYGLELSNINFIWVVRFPKGEEVKLEEALPQGFLERIENRGRVVSGWAPQPRILSHPSTGGFVSHCGWNSVMESIDFGVPIIPMPMHLDQPFNARLMVELGVAVEINRDAEGKVHREEVAQVIKSVICEETGKILREKVKDISENLKSIRQEEMDVVVEELIQLCENSNCINSSS; from the coding sequence ATGGGTACAGAAGGCAGTACTTTGAAGGTATTAATGTTTCCATGGTTGGCTCATGGACACATCTCTCCTTATTTAACTGTATCCAAGAAACTTGCAGACAGAGGATTGTATGTCTATCTTTGTTCTACACCGGTTAATCTCAATCTTATCAAGAAAAGAATCCCTCAAAAGTATTCTCGGTCAATTCAGCTAGTTGAACTCCATCTACCAGAGTTGCCTGAGCTTCCTCCTAATTACCATACAACTAATGGCCTCCCACCCCATCTCAACGCCACACTCAAAAGGGCCGCCAAAATGTCCAAACctgaattttcaaaaatcttGGAAGACTTGAAACCTGATTTGCTAATCCACGATGTAGTACAACCATGGGCTAAGGAAGTTGCCAATTCACACAACATTCCAGCAATCCCACTCATAACTTTTGGTGCAGCTGTTATTTCATACTTTATGCATCAAATGAAAAGGCCAGGGATCGAGTTCCCTTTCCCAGCTATTTATTTGAGGAAACTAGAACGACAACGATTGCaagaaatgatgaaaaatgttgCTAAAGATAAGGATCCTGATGATGATGAGGACCCTTTCGCTGAAGACCCTACGAGAATCATATTGCTGATGAGTTCCTCAGCAACCGAGGCCAAATACATCGATTATCTGACCGAATTGACCCAATCAAAATATGTTTCAGTTGGTCCTCCTGTTCAAGAACCCATGAATGAGGATGATGGGGATATGGACCTCATCGATTGGCTAGGAAAGAAAGATGAGCATTCAACTGTATTTGTCTCCTTTGGGAGCGAGTATTTCTTGACTAAGGAAGACTTGGAAGAGATAGCTTATGGATTAGAGCTTAGCAATATTAATTTCATATGGGTTGTAAGGTTTCCAAAGGGGGAAGAAGTCAAGCTTGAAGAAGCACTACCACaaggttttcttgaaagaaTTGAAAACAGGGGAAGGGTTGTGAGTGGATGGGCACCACAACCAAGAATCCTAAGCCATCCAAGTACTGGAGGATTTGTAAGTCATTGTGGTTGGAATTCTGTGATGGAAAGCATAGATTTTGGTGTGCCAATCATACCCATGCCCATGCACTTGGATCAGCCATTTAATGCTAGGTTAATGGTAGAACTTGGAGTAGCTGTGGAGATTAATAGAGATGCTGAAGGGAAGGTTCACAGAGAAGAGGTAGCACAAGTTATCAAAAGTGTAATTTGTGAGGAAACAGGGAAAATTTTGAGAgagaaagttaaggacattagtgAGAATTTGAAGTCCATAAGACAAGAAGAGATGGATGTCGTCGTTGAAGAGCTAATACAACTTTGCGAAAATAGCAATTGCATTAATTCTTCAAGCTAG